A region of Bacteroidota bacterium DNA encodes the following proteins:
- a CDS encoding polysaccharide biosynthesis/export family protein, producing MLLKKIKKLKNLHKGILNKIPMFFIVAILLSSCIPQKKILYLQDKEEATVKNEFTTAVQQHKIKPGDDLYIRVLSLDEETAKVFNAMGGDNQNRMNIQYGGAYLMSFSVSDSGYIDFPYIGEIAVEGLTIDEAKILLQEELSEYLKYITVVIKLVNFKVSVLGEVNGPGHYDIFNDRVTIFEVIGMAGDLSDYGNRENVALIRQTETGSEIHYLDLTDKELLQSEYFYLMPNDVIYVSPMASKPFGLANFKLAEFVSILSSIVSLILLINYTK from the coding sequence ATGTTATTAAAAAAGATTAAAAAGTTAAAGAACTTGCATAAAGGAATATTGAATAAAATTCCAATGTTTTTCATTGTTGCAATACTTCTTTCATCCTGTATTCCTCAGAAGAAAATTCTTTATTTACAAGATAAAGAAGAAGCTACTGTAAAAAATGAATTTACAACAGCTGTACAGCAACATAAAATAAAACCGGGTGATGATTTGTACATTCGTGTATTAAGTCTTGATGAAGAAACTGCTAAGGTTTTTAATGCCATGGGAGGTGATAATCAAAATAGAATGAATATTCAATACGGAGGTGCTTATTTAATGAGTTTCTCTGTTAGTGATTCAGGTTATATTGATTTTCCGTATATTGGAGAAATAGCAGTTGAGGGACTTACAATTGATGAAGCAAAAATACTCCTTCAAGAAGAACTTTCTGAGTATTTGAAATATATTACTGTTGTAATAAAATTAGTTAATTTTAAGGTTTCTGTTCTTGGAGAAGTAAATGGTCCTGGTCATTATGATATTTTTAATGACAGGGTTACAATTTTTGAAGTTATTGGAATGGCTGGCGATTTATCAGATTATGGAAATCGGGAAAATGTAGCTTTAATACGACAAACAGAAACAGGTTCCGAGATACACTACCTTGATCTTACAGATAAAGAATTGCTTCAATCCGAATACTTTTATTTAATGCCTAATGATGTTATTTATGTTTCACCAATGGCATCCAAACCCTTTGGATTAGCGAATTTTAAATTAGCTGAGTTCGTTTCAATTTTATCATCAATCGTTTCATTAATTTTACTTATAAATTATACAAAATAA